In the genome of Luteitalea pratensis, the window GTGCTCGCGGTGCTGCCGCACATGCGAAATCAGGGAGGCGGGAGGGTTGTTAACATCTCGTCCATCGGCGGACGGATCTCCGTCCCCCACCTGGTCCCATACTCGGCGAGCAAGTTCGCCTTGGCCGGGCTGAGTGATGGCCTTCGCGCTGAGCTCGCGCACGAGCGCATCTTCGTCACCACCGTGTGTCCAGGCCTGATGCGGATAGGATCGCCGGTCAACGCGGCATTCAAGGGGCAACGATCGAAAGAATACTCGTGGTTTGCTGTCGCCAGCTCGTTGCCGGTTGTCACCATCAGCGCCGAACGAGCGGCCCGTCGGATTCTCGATGCGTGCCGGCGTGGCGACGCCGAGCTTGTGATCACGATTCAGGCCAAGCTCGCCATTCTCGCGCGCGCAGTCGTGCCCGAACTCTTCAGTGATGCGATGTCGCTCGTACACCGCCTGCTGCCGCGGGCCGTCGGACCGGAGGGCGATGTCGCCGCGCCTGGCCACTCCGTAGGGCCGGACTGGGCGCCATCACCGATGCTCGCGCCGATGTATGCCGCCGCCAAGAAGAACAATGAATTGTGAAGACGCGGGCGCCTTTCAACAGCGTTCAACGCCTTGAAGGCTTTCTCCACCTCCCCTCGAGCAAGAGCACGACAGGCGCAGGCACCCAGTGCTCGTGGGCCTCGGCATGACACGTGCAACTTGCGAATCGGAGGCATCACATGACTTCGCCAGGCACACCTCGACAGTTTGACGCTCGTGAAGAGGGCAAGGGCAACGTAGCCACGGCCTCTCCCTGATGGATTCGACAACCAAGGCCCGTCCGCGATGACGCCCACGGGCAGCGACTCCGGGGCGTCCGATGGGGTCGCCGAGCTGAAGAGGATGGAAGAGAACGCCGAAGACGGCCGCGGGTGAGCATTCGCGACACCTGCACAAGTCGAATAGTCGGGAGAACTGCAATGCCGGACGGCTCCTCCTCGGGCCACGTCTGATTGGCGCCGCCCGAGCCTTCACGCGGCAACACGGCTCGTCATTTGCATTTCCCTGTCTTTGCGATGGACAAGCCAAAGATCCTGACCGCCAAGGAACTCCGCGTCATCATGCCGCGGTTGGCCGGGTGGAGGCTCGCTCAGAACAAGCTCTCGCGAACGTTCGAGTTTCAGGATTTCGTTCACTCACTCAGCTTCGTGAACAGTCTCGTCGTGTATTTCGAAACCATGGACCATCACCCCGACGTGCGTATTGCGTATGGAGAGGTGACCTTCGAGCTGACGCGGTACGACCTTGGCGGCAGGGTTACCGACCGAGATGTGGAGGTCGCGAAAAAAATATCGTCCGTGTATCGGTCGCGCGCGTAACGTACGCCCACACTAAGAGGCTGCAGGCGATACTCGACACCTCCGGCCCCGCAAGGACGGCCACGGCGGCGCAGCGGATCGGCTCGTTCGCCACGCCCCGGCACCTGCGTTGTAAGGAAGTGCGACTCGACTCCCGACTTCTGGCAACGTTCGGCCTGCTTCTGACGCTGCCCTCTACCGCCCACGCGGCCGACCCGTTTGATGGGTCCACGTTGACGCTCGTCAGCGCCCCTCCGGCCCAGGGCGCTGTCCTCACGTGCGGCTTGCTCATCCGAAATGCGGGTGAAGCGACGTCGGCGGTCGTCGAGTTCGAGGTGGCCGGCGGCGCGATGTTCGTCGATGCGCCCGGGCTCGAGGGTGCGTCCCTCGACGCCACGCGCCGCGTCGTACGTTGGGAGGGCAAGGTACCGCGTGGTGAGGCGCGGGCGGCGGGCTGCGCTTCATCGCCGCGCCGAACGCGGGCAGCGTGGCTTCGGTGCGCGTCGAGCTGCGTGCGTGGAGCCGCGACGCGACCTACCTGACACTGGTCGTGGACGTGGACACGCGAGTGGCGCCGTCGGTCGTGAAGGTGGGCGGCCTAGGCGTCACAGCTGCAGGCGTCGCAGTGTTCGGATGGCTCGGGTTCGGTGCCCTCCTTGACGCACGGACATCCTCATCGTCGACCTCCACGTCATCGCGTCCCTCGACCGTGTACCGGCCGCGGCTCGCGGTCACTTACATGGACGGCGCGCGCCAGCGCGTCGCGCAGGGCTTCGGCACCGATAGCCTTCTCTCGGGTGCGCGTGCCGCGTTCGCGCAGCGGTCGATCGAACCTACGCGGTCGGCGCGACCGTACCGTGCGCGATCGATCCTCGCGACCCGAGTCGCGCGTACGTGGAGCGGCGTCCCGGCGCTGCGTACCTGTTCGCGCTCATCCCTTTGCCATTCTTCCTGCTCGGCATCTGGGGACTCGGATGGATCGGGCGAGCCCACCCGGCAGCGGACGCCGTCCAGACACCAAACGCACCCTGACGTCTGATGGGGCGCGCAATGTCACTCGTGACGTCGACACGCGTGTCCCCCGTCAATGGTCACAGTGCCGCGCCCGGCGCGCGGATCGTCGGGACTCCAAGCCACCGCGGAACGACGCCCTGCGGGTACGGGCAGATGCGGCGACGGGCGTTGGTGCATGGCTCGACCTGGACTCATAGTCCGCCCTACCCAAAGCCCTGGCCATT includes:
- a CDS encoding SDR family NAD(P)-dependent oxidoreductase; protein product: MSSGRARRTGLALVAAGLASAIAYGAKGSRRVFAFRGKSVVVTGGSRGLGLVLARQLAAEGARLTLIARDERELRRAEHAIRDRHRSAEVFVVCADVGQREDVERAVLETVRHYGAIDVLINNAGIIQVGPLVHMQLSDFDDAMKTHFWGPLFLVLAVLPHMRNQGGGRVVNISSIGGRISVPHLVPYSASKFALAGLSDGLRAELAHERIFVTTVCPGLMRIGSPVNAAFKGQRSKEYSWFAVASSLPVVTISAERAARRILDACRRGDAELVITIQAKLAILARAVVPELFSDAMSLVHRLLPRAVGPEGDVAAPGHSVGPDWAPSPMLAPMYAAAKKNNEL
- a CDS encoding 4a-hydroxytetrahydrobiopterin dehydratase, encoding MDKPKILTAKELRVIMPRLAGWRLAQNKLSRTFEFQDFVHSLSFVNSLVVYFETMDHHPDVRIAYGEVTFELTRYDLGGRVTDRDVEVAKKISSVYRSRA